The Pseudophryne corroboree isolate aPseCor3 chromosome 12, aPseCor3.hap2, whole genome shotgun sequence genomic sequence GGTGGTGACCCCAGGAGATCACGTCCTGTCGTCACCGCACACCATTACCTAGGGCTGCGGAATAAAGGGGGAGAAACATAGAAGATTATCCCAGGCAACACAGAGACGAAATATAGACTGGAGAAAGAGGACGTTTGGTTTTCATAAGCATTGATTTATAAACTGTGTTCTGGTTCCGCAGATGTAAGGACATAAAGAGGTTACTGGTCAGCTTCATGTAtctccagagactgctgcagccgaaGAGCAGGTCAGTGACCCTTCTCTTCTCGCCCTCCTGTCATGTTGTACTACAGCAGCTGTCCATAGTATAcataagataagaataatttattgtcactacaACATGTTCTGTCTAGTGGGAAATACATTTATATCAGGGGTATTCTTTTTCTGCTTTGTACATCCCGGGAGCATCAGACCGTTCCTCCAGTGGTACAGCGTCCTGTACTCGGTGCCGTCTGGTCTTATTATTGCTTTCAAAATACTGATGAATACGAGAGCCATGCGTTCTGTGTAAATCATGCTATACATCTCCAATATAGAAAGTGGGCTGTTGGTGGAGAAAGCAGAGCACTGGCCAAATTGCTTAAGAAGCTCCATGAAGTGGTTTTCTTATTGGGCTGACCATACAGGGATTTATCCTGGGCAAAAAGCGGGGTAAACGGTATACTTGTGTCTTTCTACCATACATAATGAGAGTGGTAACCGTGTGTTTCTCCGCTCCACTCACCCAGCTCAGTAGACTCTGAGTTGACCTCTCTCTGCCAATcggtcctggaggatttcaacctcTGCATGTTCTACCTGCCCTCGTCCCTCAACCTGAGCTCGGTCAGTGAAGACGAGGAGGAGTATGAAGGAAGCTACTCCTTTCTGCCCGACCTGCTGGTCTTTCGGATGGTGGTCATCTGTCTGATGAGTGTCCACAGCTTAAAGCGGGCAGGTGAGAGTGTCCGGAGGGAATAAAGGAAGACTGTGTGATGGTCCATGCTTGCTGTCACCAAAGACTTGGGTAATAGCCCATGTCCAAAATTACTAAGGATTTGTTACACTATATTTCCAGATTCCAAGCAGTACAGTGCGGCCATAGCTTTCACACTGGCCCTGTTTTCCCACCTGGTCAACCATGTTAATATAAGACTGCAGGCCGAGCTGGAGGAGAGCCCCGTTCCCGCCTTCCAGAATGACAGCCCAGGTGAGTTTCCCGGACTGTTCTTTGTCATGGGGTCACTTGATGAATCATGAATAAATTGAGGATTTTGTAGAGATCAACCCAGTTGTAGTCCCAAAGTAGTGTAACTGACGCGTTTCATTGTGGGATGACCCATAACTTCATCTGTTGTTCCACAACGAAACGCTCCAGTTATGCCAATGGGACAATGTTTACAAAATCCTCCGCTTAATCATCACTTTCATTAATCTTACGGTTCtctccaacatcacatctgaaatacAGTGCACCTAAATATCTTTCCGCCCGTGGATTGTGTATTGCAAATAGTAACAAGTAGCATTCCATTGAATCTGATTGCCTTCCGCAGATGATCCAGAATCCAGGGAGGTCTCCGAAGTGAAAGACGTAGAACCGGAGTTGAACCAGGTCAGCAAACAGCCACAGACGAAGACTAGAAACAAGAAAAGCCAGAAGTACTCTCGCCTATCTTGTCTCAGGAGGAGGAGACACGCTCGGAAGGCGGACGAGAGCGACTTGAGCGAGGGCTTCGACTCAGACTCCAGCCACGGCTCGGCTAAGGGAAGCGACAATTCAGAGAGCGCGTCGGAGAAGAGCGACGAAGAAGCAGCATTTGACATCGAGTCAGACTCTGATATGAACAGCCAGGAATCCCGTTCTGACCTGGAAGACATCGAGGATGACCCTGGAGATGAGGGAAAGAATCTGAAGGAGTCTAAGGAGTCTCCCAAATCCTCAGAGGAGAAGATAGAAGTAAAACCTGTGAGCACTGCTAAAACAGATATCCAGGAGCTCCCTGCAAATGGCCCAGGTCCCGCTACCACCGAAGCCAGCATGGCCAGCAACCTTCAGGCCATGTCCACGCAGATGTTCCAGACCAAGCGCTGCTTCCGTTTGGCGCCCACCTTCACCAATGTGTTTGTGAAACCTGTAGCTGAACTGGTGGCCCCCAGCTCCACAGAGAAAGAACCATTAGTGAATGGAGATGTGGAGAACACCAATAACATGGAGCAAGGTAAGGGTCAGTCTATCCACAACTTTCTGGGCTGTTGGAACGTGTTGAACGTTTAAAGGCAGGTATATGAGAACGCGGATATGTTTTGGGATTACAGAAATCCAGTAATCACTCTTAATCCATAGACCCTATATTCTTTACTTTCTGTTTTGTTTCTAGCAGAGTGTAAATATAATTTTTCTCTTCTGCAGTTTCTCCATCTTCGGCTGGTTGGGTGTGTACAGTCCCCCATGTACACCCAGCCTCCTTTTTTTTGTTGTCAGAATAAGGACGTCCGTGTTTGGGCAGAGCTCCTAGGATAGATTTTCTGGTTAATCCGCTGACCTCAGATAGATGGCGATGTTGCAGGAAAGCCttggtctagagcagtggttcccaaacttgggctgggtcattctgacctggtcgcacgcaggcggttttttgcgctgctgcgaccaggtaatctccccctacaggggagggggttagggctgtgcagggatGCAATCGCTTGTACAGAGAGCCGCCCGCgctcatgcacagttcagacccgttcACACGGCTGCGAGAAATTGCAGCACGCAAACGGATCGCAATGACCGccttggtcctcaaggacccctaacagttcGTGTTTTCTAGGGCTCcttacagaattgcaagtgaaatcattagctcgaccttttaaaatgtcagtgagtaatgaatacgcgtgcatctgctgggtgatatggaaaacatgacctgttggtggtctttgaggaccgagtttgggaaccactggtctggaTGCTCTCTACCAGGGAATGTGGACAAGGCCAACTAAATTAGATGACTGATCCCAGTAGGGCAGGTACTTTTCCGCGGTTACCTTATCCTTGCTGTCGGTGAGTGTTGGCCGGAGTGTACAATCCCGTGGTGACTTTTATTTGACTGTCTGTCCGTCCTTGTTATTCAGTTGGTTTTAAATGCTCCCGTcgtgttgttttttgtttgttttttaggagAAATCTCTGACTCGGAGGGAAGCATCGTGAGCAACAAATCAGGCCACAACGAGAGGACTCTTCAGGAGAAACTGGAAGTTATCACTAGCGAGGGACTCCTGGCCAGTGTCAAGATCTTCCTGGACTGGCTAAGGACCAACACGGATATAGTAATCATGTGTGCGCAGGTAGGAAGCCCAGCCACCGCACAGTTTCGTCTCATTTGCGAAATCATTTTTATCAAGCCTTTCAGGTGACTTTGGATATACATTGCGCTGCTGGTAGTAGGCTTTAATCATTCCCTGGTTGTCTTGCAGAGCTCCCAGAGTTTGTGGAACCGATTGTCTGTGCTTTTAAACCTGTTGCCGTCTGCAGCCAAGATCCAGGAATCTGGTAAGAGAGCAGTTGCAGTGTTACAGTATTCCTGACGCAGCTAGGTGACTACTTactttttatatgtcactgtctgtGTCTCAGGCATCCCCTTGTGCAGCGAAGTGCAGAGTATACTGCCGGATTCGGAACAGCCAGACCTGACCCACCATTTACTGCTCCCAGAAGACGCGGCTTTGAGGAACCTGCCACCACTGAAGGCCACACACCGCAAGGTCAATTTTGAGAAGGAAAGGCCTGTGCTCACTGTTCTGGAAGAGGTAACTGGCTGGAGCTCTACAACCGTCCTCATGGCTGAATGACATGTGACATGTTAGTGGTGTAATGACATTGCCAAAGTACTGCTGTAGGGCttggacagtacagggaggggagggtTGGGTGTTATTTGGCATTGGCGAACGCTGAgtagatccagacgctaatagtgtacacaaccgctcCGAGAACCTGTAGTGAACATAGACGGACAAATTAACACTGAtgcaccaggagagcgtctgactccccactgctaacatcaaccctagggatcgcgttcTCATACTACTCTTGGAGCCTATGGTCcccaaggcctagcgctggtgcacccgaggtggcagccgcgtcagcgactgtttggtagcctcctcccaaaacagtgcggctttgTCCACGCTCcctctctaagcggaaccgatgccttaccttcaccCGTGCTccgggccacagcctggtaacgtctgctggacttgctagtacatcctacacagacgcccaccgaaatagcactgtacacgtgggtaagtgctgtcgcgacccggcggagagttgttggagcgactctttctaaggtacgtgtaagacgctttttagaaagatcactcaagaaaaatagtaagactataaaaataaaataagaacgcttaaggctgctaaaaaccagcagccctctgaccatggcccgactcctgctgcaccaaacaaaaaactgattatcctaagccaggaggcagggatatatggaagggcccgttgcatgctgggaggctgaaaagctttgactgtttggtgcaaatccgctgttgcgtcgtcatatcccaatgttatactgtggataacgtggaccctgcaggagatatatatataatataaaattaaCCTAGTCCTGGACAGCTCTCCATCCTCTTTATAGCCAATATTTGTAAAGCTTGTTGCTTATTTGGGCTAGTGTGTCATAGTCTAAGTGGGAAAGGTCAGGACCAGAGCTCCACCCCTCCTCTTTCTCTGAGTAGGGTCCCTGCTGCCTAACTGATCTTTGGGAGTAATACTGAGCAGCTATCTACAGAAGGAGACAAAATGTTGCATAAAttcctctagaccagtggttctcaaactcagtcctcaggaccccacacggtcacattttccaggtcacccggctgctgctctgtgtatcaccaactgccacattttaaaaatctacaggtgacctgcaaaacatggaccgtgtggggtcctgaggaccgggtttgagaaccactgctctaggcagTGTAACGGTCGTCCTATTACTGTACAGTGGTCCATAATTAAGATCTGCTCTTAATGATTAGATTCTGTGTGTGCTTCTCTTTCAGTCCATTGTCCGCAGCTGCTACATTCGCAGTTTTGGCCATTTCCTCACCCGGCTGCAGGGCAACGTCCTACAATTCAATCCGGACCTGGGGATCTTCACCAGCCTCGCCGAATCCCAGCAGGACAACACCTTACACCAAGCTCAGGCCCAGTTCCGCATGGTGAGTGCTGCATTCCCGTCTTCTCACCCTCCACTTCCTGCCCGCTGGAGTCACTGTATTGGGCACATAGCCATGGGTGATTGTGGATCCCCCCGGCAGTAGTTTGTCCTGTATTCACTCAGCAATAAACATTGGATAAAGTTAATAAAACAGTGACCCCTACCATGTACCTGAATTATCAGTGTGACAAAACACACCGTACTATCCTCTATTCTGAGCCTAGCTGTGTGGTTCCAGCTGAGAACAGAGAACAGcaaatgtaccgtatatactcgagtataagccgaggcacctaattttaccacaaaaaactgggaaaaattactgactcgagtataagcctagggtgggaaatgcacggtgccaggggttttcatgctcagggtgtcatgctcgttgccaggggtttcatgcggtaggtgttatgcttgttgccagggggtaatgcttgttgctagggttgtgcccccagtgacagatatccccccacagtgccagataaaaacatgcccccgttgctttgcccccagtagttatgccccttctttgcccccagtagttgtgccccctctttcattgccccagtagttatgacccctctttctttgcccccagtagttgtgccccctttctttgcccccagtagttgtgccccctctttctttgccccctgttgctgtgcccccgtcgccgcttaccaacacacaaacacacacaaaaacaatacttaccactgccccgctcctgcttcccgaccgcttcttctgctgccgcgctgctccgctccgtctgtccgCCCGCTCCGTCTGTCCACCTgctccggcgcccgcttcccggcacccgatcatctctatgggagagacgtcatgacgtctctcccatagcaacgccgcacagacactagaggccaataatgacctctagtgtctgtccctggagccggctgcagcggacgcccacacagcccacggcgtctgctgcagccgttgactcgagtataagccgaggggggctttttcagcatagaaaaatttgctgaaaaagtcggcttatactcgagtataaacGGTAAGTGATAGTATTTCATGTTCTGACGTGGTACGGGAGCTTTACCACTAGTGAGTTATCTGTTCCAGATCCCAGCCGgaaggtcaggatcccggcgtcagaatgcagacagccagaatcccgatcgTTCTTCCAGCGGGTCTCTTTAGGCATTAGaatgggggttagggtgcagggatgggaaaggtatggttaggtaccggggagggagggttagggttaggcaccaagcgaggagggttaggtttaggcaccaacaagggagg encodes the following:
- the SMG5 gene encoding nonsense-mediated mRNA decay factor SMG5 isoform X2, with translation MFLHPVEYGRKAEEVLWRKVYYEVIQLIKTNKKHIHSRSALECAYRTHLIAGVGFYQHLLLYIQSHYQLELQCCIDWTHVTDPLIGCKKLVSASAKEMEWAQMACHRCLVYLGDLARYQNELALVDTEKLAERFYCQALTVVPQIGMPFNQLGTLAGSKYYHVEATYCYLRCIQSEVSFEGAYGNLKRLYDKAAKMYHQLKKTENRKLSPGKKRCKDIKRLLVSFMYLQRLLQPKSSSVDSELTSLCQSVLEDFNLCMFYLPSSLNLSSVSEDEEEYEGSYSFLPDLLVFRMVVICLMSVHSLKRADSKQYSAAIAFTLALFSHLVNHVNIRLQAELEESPVPAFQNDSPDDPESREVSEVKDVEPELNQVSKQPQTKTRNKKSQKYSRLSCLRRRRHARKADESDLSEGFDSDSSHGSAKGSDNSESASEKSDEEAAFDIESDSDMNSQESRSDLEDIEDDPGDEGKNLKESKESPKSSEEKIEVKPVSTAKTDIQELPANGPGPATTEASMASNLQAMSTQMFQTKRCFRLAPTFTNVFVKPVAELVAPSSTEKEPLVNGDVENTNNMEQGEISDSEGSIVSNKSGHNERTLQEKLEVITSEGLLASVKIFLDWLRTNTDIVIMCAQSSQSLWNRLSVLLNLLPSAAKIQESGIPLCSEVQSILPDSEQPDLTHHLLLPEDAALRNLPPLKATHRKVNFEKERPVLTVLEESIVRSCYIRSFGHFLTRLQGNVLQFNPDLGIFTSLAESQQDNTLHQAQAQFRMAQEETRRNRLMRDMAQLRLQLEVSQLEGTLQQPKSQSAMSPYLIPDTQALCQHLGIIRQLANSGRFIIIIPQTVIDGLDFLKKENPGARDGIRYLEAEFKKGNRYIRCQKEAGKSFERNKLKRQDTDAWHLYKILDSCKQLTVTQGSNEEETAGMVTIITGFKLDDPECFSFAMQSALQAASGSNIEIKNVLDFYKQWKEMG
- the SMG5 gene encoding nonsense-mediated mRNA decay factor SMG5 isoform X1 — its product is MSQGAADGEPEAKVLHIKRLYRAVVETVHRLDLIISNKTAYQEVFKPENISLRNKLRELCVKLMFLHPVEYGRKAEEVLWRKVYYEVIQLIKTNKKHIHSRSALECAYRTHLIAGVGFYQHLLLYIQSHYQLELQCCIDWTHVTDPLIGCKKLVSASAKEMEWAQMACHRCLVYLGDLARYQNELALVDTEKLAERFYCQALTVVPQIGMPFNQLGTLAGSKYYHVEATYCYLRCIQSEVSFEGAYGNLKRLYDKAAKMYHQLKKTENRKLSPGKKRCKDIKRLLVSFMYLQRLLQPKSSSVDSELTSLCQSVLEDFNLCMFYLPSSLNLSSVSEDEEEYEGSYSFLPDLLVFRMVVICLMSVHSLKRADSKQYSAAIAFTLALFSHLVNHVNIRLQAELEESPVPAFQNDSPDDPESREVSEVKDVEPELNQVSKQPQTKTRNKKSQKYSRLSCLRRRRHARKADESDLSEGFDSDSSHGSAKGSDNSESASEKSDEEAAFDIESDSDMNSQESRSDLEDIEDDPGDEGKNLKESKESPKSSEEKIEVKPVSTAKTDIQELPANGPGPATTEASMASNLQAMSTQMFQTKRCFRLAPTFTNVFVKPVAELVAPSSTEKEPLVNGDVENTNNMEQGEISDSEGSIVSNKSGHNERTLQEKLEVITSEGLLASVKIFLDWLRTNTDIVIMCAQSSQSLWNRLSVLLNLLPSAAKIQESGIPLCSEVQSILPDSEQPDLTHHLLLPEDAALRNLPPLKATHRKVNFEKERPVLTVLEESIVRSCYIRSFGHFLTRLQGNVLQFNPDLGIFTSLAESQQDNTLHQAQAQFRMAQEETRRNRLMRDMAQLRLQLEVSQLEGTLQQPKSQSAMSPYLIPDTQALCQHLGIIRQLANSGRFIIIIPQTVIDGLDFLKKENPGARDGIRYLEAEFKKGNRYIRCQKEAGKSFERNKLKRQDTDAWHLYKILDSCKQLTVTQGSNEEETAGMVTIITGFKLDDPECFSFAMQSALQAASGSNIEIKNVLDFYKQWKEMG